A region of the Blochmannia endosymbiont of Camponotus nipponensis genome:
TCCAACAACAGGGAGTAATGCAACAACTTGTACTCCAGGCCCTTGGTTTTTATCTCGTATGCTGCAGGTAGCGGATACTTTACCTATTAATGTTGGGCTTACCGGTAAAGGTAGCGCTTCTTTACCTGATGCTTTAGAAGAGCAAATAATTGCTGGGGCGATTGGTTTAAAGGTGCATGAAGATTGGGGAGCAACGCCTGCTGTTATTGATTGTTGTTTGGATGTGGCTGATCGGTTTGATGTGCAGGTTTCTATTCATACTGATACTTTAAATGAATCAGGATTTCTTGAGGATACTGTATCTGCGATTAAGGATAGGACGATCCATGCTTATCATACTGAGGGTGCAGGTGGTGGGCATTCTCCGGATATTATACGTATGTGTGGATTTAATAATGTGTTGCCATCGTCTACTAACCCTACCATGCCTTACACTGTTAATACGATAGATGAACATTTAGATATGATGATGGTGTGTCATCATCTTGATCCCAATATTCCTGAGGATATGGCATTTTCAGAATCTAGAATTCGTAGGGAGACAATTGCAGCTGAAGATGTACTACATGATCTTGGAGCTTTGTCCATGATTTCTTCTGATTCTCAGGCTATGGGGCGAGTTGGAGAAGTTATTTTGCGTACTTGGCAGACAGCACACAAAATGAAATTACAGCGTGGTTCATTATTAGGTGATGATAAATATAATGATAATACTCGTATAAAAAGATATATAGCTAAGTATACTATTAATCCAGCAATAACTCATGGCATTTCTCATGAAGTTGGTTCTGTTGAAATTGGAAAATTAGCGGATTTAATATTGTGGTCTCCTGCTTTTTTTGGAGTTAAGCCAGAATTAATAATAAAAGGTGGTATGATTGTTGCTTCTGTTATGGGAGATCCTAATGCTTCTATACCTACTCCACAACCAGTGCATTATCGATTAATGTTTGGAGCACGTGGTAGTGCAAAACATTCTACACGTATGACATTTGTATCTCATGTTGCGTATAATTCAGAATTGATAAATTGTTTGCAGTTGGTTAGTTTGATTGGTGAAGTTTGTAAATGTAGAAATATTCAAAAAAAGCACATGATTAATAATTCTTGGCAACCAATTATTGAAGTAGATTCACAAACTTATCAAGTACGCGCAAATGGAGAGTTATTAACTTGTGATCCTGCATCTGTATTACCAATGACGCAACGTTATTTTTTGTTTTAATATGAAATAGTATTATTTCTTAATATATATGACATGTAAAATATTGTGCAGTAGTTAGATGCTGAAAATTGTCTTTTTGATTGTTAGACAATAATATAATTATAGGTACTGGTAAGTTTGATAATAATAATAAACTGTAATATAATGTATAATGTTGAGTGATATTTAGTCAATTTTTTTTTGCAGTTGTGTTGTATGATAAAAGTTATGCATGTGAGGGTATTATGGGTATTGCGTTCACAGTACATTTATTGGATAGATATTTATAGTATAAAAAATGTGAGGACTTGGTTTGAATTTTTGTATTTTTTTGTATGTGTTTTGATAGTCTGTATATTATAAGGTCGTATTATTTATCCTAATGAAATATATTTTTTATAAAATTGATTATATATGTAATATATCATGGAGTAGAAAATTGAGCTAAATTTATGATGTTTTTTACTTAAAAGAATTTAAATAAAAATAATTTTTTAATAGTTTATTGGTGATTTGTATTAAAATGGGCACTATGTATACTACTAACAACGTTAATACATTATTGTCTTTAATGCAATTAATTAGTTCTAATTTCCCCTTGGGAGGTTTTGCTTATTCACGAGGTTTAGAATCGGCTATTGAATATAAATGGGTGAATTCTATAGACGCTTTTATTGATTGGCAACAACAATGGATTGATGGACCATTGGTCTATTTAGAGTGGCCTATGCTTAAACGTTGTTATTATTATACTAAAATTAAAGATGAAATGAGTTTTTCAAAATGTGTATCACAAATATTGTCATATCGTGATACTCGAGAGTTTAGATTAGAAGAACAACAGCGTGGAAAGGCATTAACTAAAATAATACAACAATGGTATCCACTTATTGATGATAAAATTTGGTTATCAGCTTTAGAACAGAGTGGTTTAGCATCTTTATCATGGTTAGGATGTATGTGGGGTATTCCCTTAAAACATTTGGCATTAGGATATGCTTATAATATGTTAGAATCTTCTGTAATGGTGGGGTTGAAGTTGATACCTTTTGGTCAAAAAACTGCTCAGAGACTATTGAGATATTTAATAGAGTTTTTGCCGAATGCTTGGAAAAAAGCACATATGATAACAGATCATGAATTAGGAAGTAGTTTTCCATTGCAATCTATCGCATCTTCTTGCCATGAGACACAATATTCGCGATTATTCCGTTCTTAAATTACTTGATTTCAGTAGAAATGTATGTAGTATCATATATTATATGAAAGTTAATTTTGATTTTAGGAATATATTTTGTTACACTATCAACATAGTAAACCATTTCGTATAGGGGTAGGTGGTCCGGTAGGGTCAGGTAAGACTGCGTTGCTTGAAGTGTTATGTAAAAGTATGAAGGCTAATTATCAATTAGCAGTAGTGACAAATGATATTTATACTAAAGAAGATCAGCGTATTTTGACAGATGCAAATGTTTTATCGGCTGATCGTATTGTCGGTGTAGAGACTGGAGGATGTCCGCATACTGCTATTCGTGAAGATGCTTCTATGAATTTATTAGCTGTGGAAGAATTAACATGTAAATTTAAGAATTTGGACATTATTTTTATTGAAAGTGGTGGAGATAATTTAAGTGCCACTTTTAGCCCGGAATTATCAGATTTGAATTTGTATGTTATTGATGTAGCTGCAGGTGATAAGATACCTAGGAAAGGTGGACCAGGTATTACACGTTCTGATTTTTTAATAATTAATAAAATTGATTTAGCTGAGTATGTAGGAGCATCATTGGAAATCATGGCTCGAGATACAAATCATATGCGTAAAAAACTGCCATGGTCTTTTACTAATTTGAAAACAGGTTATGGTGTTCAATCTGTTATCGATTTTATTATGATGAAACGATCATTTTTATAATTTAAAATCTGATTATATTAAGAGTGTGTTGATGGTAATGTTGCCTTAATAATGGATATGTAATGACATCTATATAAATAATTAAAATATATGTATATTTTTTATTATGGTTATTTTTTGCATATTTTCATATCTTTACTTTAAAATATTTTGCAAATGGGTGTTTCTGTTTAGAAGTAAATTGTTATAAATTAAATATAGTAAGCGTTAGAGGTATAATTATATTTTATCTTTTAGTATAATAGGGTTATTATGATTGTATTTATAATAATTCCAAGCATTTATAGAAGCGTAGATTAACCTAGCAAATAACATCATAAAACTGATTAATAATATCCATTTGATAATGTGTATTTTTTTTTTTTCATGAAAATAATTAGCAATTTGTTGAAATAGTTTTAATGAAACATTTTTAGTCATAATATTATAAATTTTCTATAAAGTATATATTTTTATTTAATTATAAAGAATTGTTTGTTTTATTAGAAATATATTATTGTAGTATATATTTTGTTATGAGAAATATTATTTTTGATTTAAAAGTATTAGATTTAAATTAATAAGAATTAGTTATTTTTAAGATGATTAATTGATATGGTGTAGGAATTAATTATTTAATATTTTTTAAGTTATTTATTATGTTTTATGTTGATATAGTTAATGTTATATATAAATATATAGGTTTTTAATAATTGCTAAAATTATATTAAATATTAATAATAGGTATTTATATTTTTTGATAGGTTAATTGATGGTTTTT
Encoded here:
- the ureC gene encoding urease subunit alpha codes for the protein MNTILSRYDYASLFGPTVGDSVRLADTELWIKIEKDFTVYGEEVKFGGGKVIRDGMGQGQMSSANCVDLVLTNAMIIDYWGIVKADIGINNGRISGIGKAGNPDVQPDVTIYIGPGTEVIAAEGKIVTAGGIDSHVHFICPQQAEEALCSGVTTFIGGGTGPTTGSNATTCTPGPWFLSRMLQVADTLPINVGLTGKGSASLPDALEEQIIAGAIGLKVHEDWGATPAVIDCCLDVADRFDVQVSIHTDTLNESGFLEDTVSAIKDRTIHAYHTEGAGGGHSPDIIRMCGFNNVLPSSTNPTMPYTVNTIDEHLDMMMVCHHLDPNIPEDMAFSESRIRRETIAAEDVLHDLGALSMISSDSQAMGRVGEVILRTWQTAHKMKLQRGSLLGDDKYNDNTRIKRYIAKYTINPAITHGISHEVGSVEIGKLADLILWSPAFFGVKPELIIKGGMIVASVMGDPNASIPTPQPVHYRLMFGARGSAKHSTRMTFVSHVAYNSELINCLQLVSLIGEVCKCRNIQKKHMINNSWQPIIEVDSQTYQVRANGELLTCDPASVLPMTQRYFLF
- a CDS encoding urease accessory protein UreF, with protein sequence MICIKMGTMYTTNNVNTLLSLMQLISSNFPLGGFAYSRGLESAIEYKWVNSIDAFIDWQQQWIDGPLVYLEWPMLKRCYYYTKIKDEMSFSKCVSQILSYRDTREFRLEEQQRGKALTKIIQQWYPLIDDKIWLSALEQSGLASLSWLGCMWGIPLKHLALGYAYNMLESSVMVGLKLIPFGQKTAQRLLRYLIEFLPNAWKKAHMITDHELGSSFPLQSIASSCHETQYSRLFRS
- the ureG gene encoding urease accessory protein UreG encodes the protein MLHYQHSKPFRIGVGGPVGSGKTALLEVLCKSMKANYQLAVVTNDIYTKEDQRILTDANVLSADRIVGVETGGCPHTAIREDASMNLLAVEELTCKFKNLDIIFIESGGDNLSATFSPELSDLNLYVIDVAAGDKIPRKGGPGITRSDFLIINKIDLAEYVGASLEIMARDTNHMRKKLPWSFTNLKTGYGVQSVIDFIMMKRSFL